The DNA window ATACCGATATTTTCTTCGAGAGCGACCACAAGAACAACGAAGAACTCTACGGCCGCGAAGTGCTGACGCGCTTCCTGAGACGCGTCTGGCGTCGCCCCGTCGCCTCGGAGGAGGTCGATCCGTTCATGACCCTGTTGGCAGAATATCGACCGGGATTCGCTACTTTCGAGGAGGCCATGGTGGAAGTCCTGGCAACGGCGCTGGCCACCCCGGAGTTTCTCTACCTGGCCCCGGGAACTGCAACCGACCCCGAAGCAGCGTCAGGGGCGATCAGTGACCTGGAATTAGCCAGCCGTCTGGCGATATTTCTGTGGTCGAGTATTCCCGATGAGGAATTGCTGCAGCTCGCCGAGGACGGAAAGTTAAGACAACCAGAGATCTTGACGGCTCAAGTCAATCGCATGCTGGCGGACCCGCGTTCGCAGCGATTCTCGAAAGAATTCGTTGCGCAATGGCTTGGCCTTGAGGGCCTGGACAGCGCGGCTCATGTGACCGACAGCTCCTTGAAACAGGCGATGCAGGAAGAGCCGATCGCATTTTTTGAAGAAGTCCTGAAGAACAATCGAAGCATCCTGGACTTCATTCATTCCGACTACGCGGTTGTCAATGAACGACTGGCGGCGCACTATCAAATTCCGCGAGTTTACGGCCCCCATTTCCGCCGAGTTCCGGTCGACCTCCAGGCTCATCGCGGCGGCCTCTTGACCGGCGCCGCGGTCCTGGCGATGAACTCCGACGGCAAAGATTCTCATCCTCTGAAACGCGGGGTCTGGATGCTGGAACGTTTCCTTCATGATCCACCGCCGCCCCCGCCGCCGAATGTCCCGGAAGTCGACCTGACCAACCCGGAGATTCTGAAAATGACACTGAAAGAACGGATTGCGGATCACCGAAATAAAGCGGCCTGCATTTCGTGTCACTCCAGAATCGATCCGTGGGGCATCGCGTTCGAACACTACGACGCCCTGGGATCCTACCGAACGCAAATCATGGGCAAGCCTGTGGATGCAAATTCAGAGCTATTCAACAAGCAGACGCTGGCGGGAGTGGATGGCTTGAAGCGTTATTTACTCACGGACCGACAGGATCAATTCAGCCAGGCAGTGGTGCATAAAATGGTCGCCTATGCTCTGGGCCGACCACTGACCTTTGGCGACCATGCTGACATCGACCGCTTGACCGTACAATTCCGGAAACAGGACGATCGCCTGGGCGATTTGATTCACCTGATCGTCAACAGCAATATCTTTAACTCCAAGTAGCAGTCGGGAACAGATCATGAATAACAAATCCGTCCTGCTGAGTCGTCGAGCAGTTCTTCGCGGCGTCGGCGTCGCTCTGGCATTGCCCTGGTTTGAAACGTTTGCCGCAGGCAGTTCCGTTGCAGAGGAAACGCCGAAACGCTTTGTCAGTATCTACCACCCCGACGGCGTTGGCCTGCCGCTCAAATCCGATCCCGCCTGGAAAGACTGGAGCTGGTTTCCACGGGGCGGCGAGAAAGATTTCGAATTGACCAAAGTGCTTGATGTGCTGGAACCGCTGCGCAGCGACATCACGATCTATTCCGGGCTGTCCCATCCGGAAGCTCGTCAAGTCCATGGCCACTCGAACGCCGATCAGTACCTCACGGGAGCGGCGACCGGAGGTCATGGTCCGTACAAGAACTCCATCTCACTCGATCAGGCGTACGCGGAATTCGCTGGAGAATTCACTCGCCATTCCTCGCTGGTCATGTCGACCAATGGCGGCGTCGGCGGCCCCCGCGGCGCGCAGACCCAGTCCTTTAATCGTGAAGGACGCCCGATTCCCGCGATGAACAGGCCAAAGCAGATCTTTGACACCCTGTTCATGACCAGCAGCAAAGACGCCGCCGCCAAACTGGCGAGAAGCAAAAGCGCGCTGGACCTGTTGATTGCCAATACGCGATCTCTGGAGCGACAACTCTCGAAGCACGACCAGGCGACGCTCAAGCAGTATCTTGACGCAGTGCGCGATACCGAAATAAAACTGGCCAAGGCCCAAAAGTGGCTTGATACGCCCGTGCCCAGCGTGGATACGACCAACCTTCATCTAGATTGCGATCCCAAAGAAGCCCGGCTCTATTTCCAGACCATGTACGAGCTGATCTATCTCGCCTTCCTGAGTGATTCGACGCGTGTGGCGACATTTCAGTTGGGAAGAGAAAACGGCGAAGGTCCCCACGACCTGCTCTCAAAAGCCGTCGGCCTGGGCGGCGCCCATGGTCTGACACACGCCGTGAAAAACCCCAATGGCTGGAAGAACCTGGGCACATACAACCGCTATCAGGCCGAGGAATTCGGCCGTTTTGCCCAGAGACTGAAAGAGACTCCCGAGCCGAACGGCAATGGCAACATGCTGGACAACACGTTCGCCATGCATGGGTCCGCTTCCAGCAGCTTTCACCTCTCGCGGAACTATCCGATTATTTCCGCCGGCGGCAAGAACTTCGGCTTCAGGAATGGCCGATATCTCAAGTTCGGCGTCGGGAACGAAGACAACCAGGCCGGTGCTGGAATTGTCAGTGATGCCGGGTGGCGCGGCAAAGTACAAATCGAAGAGCTGCCGTTGGCCCGCCTTTTTGTCGCGATCCTGCAGAGGCTCGGCGTCCAGGCCGACTCCTTCGCCGGGTACGCCGGGGCGCTGGATCGGGTCTAATCATCGGGTCTAATCCAAGGCGCGGCGAAACATCACCTCAAGGATTTCATGTAGCAGCGAACCCGCTGAGCGGCAAAGGTCGAGCCAGGACACTTTCTCCGCGGGCTGGCCTGGCGTGCTTGCGCCAGAGCCGGAGTTCGGCTGTCTCCTGGAGCTACGATGCTTCCTTGCCTCGCAACCACAACTCCCGGCAATGACAATGCGTTGCGGGCGGAGAAACTGAACCGGCTTACTCCTGAGTTGCCGGGGGAGTGCTTCCGGCGGGAGTGGTCGCAGGCGCCGTGCCGGCCGGAACTCGGGCGGCCGTCTCGCGGCGATGTTCCGCCAGCAGTGTCTGGAGCATCGCCTGGGAGAGTCGGTCTCCGCTGGCCAGACGGTCGAACAGGTCGGCGTATTGAATCGTTTGGTACTTCAAACCGTGCTGATCGCTGGTCCACAGGTCGCCGATGTTCTGGGCCTGGGCTTTGAAGAAGGCCGACTGCCCGGCTCGGATTCGCTTGCCTCCCCGCTACTCTTCCTACTACACTATTTTGACGCCCTGCCCTCCTCCCGCCTTAGGATGGATTCCGTGACGACAATTTCCTGCCGA is part of the Lignipirellula cremea genome and encodes:
- a CDS encoding DUF1552 domain-containing protein translates to MNNKSVLLSRRAVLRGVGVALALPWFETFAAGSSVAEETPKRFVSIYHPDGVGLPLKSDPAWKDWSWFPRGGEKDFELTKVLDVLEPLRSDITIYSGLSHPEARQVHGHSNADQYLTGAATGGHGPYKNSISLDQAYAEFAGEFTRHSSLVMSTNGGVGGPRGAQTQSFNREGRPIPAMNRPKQIFDTLFMTSSKDAAAKLARSKSALDLLIANTRSLERQLSKHDQATLKQYLDAVRDTEIKLAKAQKWLDTPVPSVDTTNLHLDCDPKEARLYFQTMYELIYLAFLSDSTRVATFQLGRENGEGPHDLLSKAVGLGGAHGLTHAVKNPNGWKNLGTYNRYQAEEFGRFAQRLKETPEPNGNGNMLDNTFAMHGSASSSFHLSRNYPIISAGGKNFGFRNGRYLKFGVGNEDNQAGAGIVSDAGWRGKVQIEELPLARLFVAILQRLGVQADSFAGYAGALDRV